The Bacillus sp. Bos-x628 genome segment AAAGACATGTGCTACCTCCTTATATTATTTGTTGTCTGTGACCTTCTTCGCAATGGATGGATCTACAAGCTGTTTGTATGGAATATATTGTAGCAATTCGCCGCTCGCCTTCATGATTTCTTGTAATTTGTTCCACTCTTTTTCATTCAAAAGGGGATTTGTGGCATATGACTGTTGCTGCTTGTAGCGTTTGATGGCTGTCGTTAAAATATCAAGTTCCGTATCAGGGAAATGGGATTGAATTGTCTTGGCAATTTCTTCAGGACTCTTTGTTTCTACCCATTGTTGGGCTTTGTAAATGGCACGAGTAAAGGCTTCTGCCGTCTCTTTGTTTTCTTCTAAGTAACTCTTTTTAGCCATGAAGGTGGTATACGGTACTTTGCCAGAAGCTTCTCCAAAGGAGGCGGTAATGTAGCCTTTGCCCTCTTTTTCAATTAAGGAGGCAGCCGGCTCAAATAACTGAACAAAGTCACCAGTTCCAGAGGAAAAGGCACCGGAAATATTTGCGAAGTCAATATTTTGAATCATGCGTACATCCTTTTTTGTATCAATGCCTTCCTTTTTTAGGACATATTCACCAACCATTTGTGGCATGCCGCCTTTCCGTTGTCCGAGAAATTCTTTCCCTTTCAACATATCCCAAGAGAAGTGAGTCACTTTTTCTTTTGAGACAAGAAATGTGCCATCTGTTTGTGTGAGCTGTGCAAAGTTGATGACAGAGTCTTTTGATCCTTGTGACTCAACATAAATTGAGGACTCAGATCCGGTTAGGGCAATATTGGCGCCTCCAGATAAGAGTGCAGTCATGGTTTTGTCGCCACCCCATGTGGTTTTAACCACAACATCGAGCTGTTCTTCCTGAAAGAATTCTTTTGATAATGCCACGTAAAGGGGGGCATAAAACACTGAATGAGTGACCTCGGCTACTTGTACGGTTTGCTCTTGTTCTTTTTGACAGGCGACAAATGGAATAAAGAGCAGGACTATGAATATGAATGCGAGTCTCACTTTGATGGAACGATTCAAGAGTAATTCGCCTCCTTTGTTCTAGATCACTAATTAAAGTATGTCAAAAAGGAGTTTTGGTGAGTGCCTAGATGAAGAAGGAAGCGCATTTAATATTTATAGAACGTGTCTTTTTTTCTATACTGGAAGCATGATTGCTTTTCTTGCATTTGGTAGAAAAAGGAGCGGTTTGGTGTATAGAGTTAGTTGGGTGTTTGTCGGCTGGTATATTGTTGGTCTTTTATTAATGGTGTTTTTTAAAGTCCCTGCATGGCTCCAGTTTGCCAACGGTATATTTCTTGTTTTGTACGCATGTTGCGTCATGGAGATAGGCCGGAATATTTATGGGCGTTGGAGAATTGTCGTCAAAAAAGCAGCCATTGTTGGGCTTCTGACGTTTACGGTTGAATGGGTAGGGGTCAAAACAGGATTTCCGTTTGGTGCCTATGATTACTATCCGACCTTAGGTTTTCTTGTAGCAGGGGTTCCATTAACGATTGCCTTTGCATGGGTAGGGGTTTTTCTTAATAGTCTTTTTTTATCTAGACAAGATGCGAAATGGAAACGAGCCATTGAAACGGGCATTTGGATTGTGCTACTTGATCTCATATTAGACCCAGTTGCCGCTGAGCGGAAATTTTGGATTTGGTATGATGGTGGCGGTTTTTTTGGTATTCCTTTTGAGAATTTTGTTAGCTGGGGTATGATTGGGGCAAGTCTCTCTTTTATTTTTCCGCTTGTATCTATTGATCGAAAGGCACTGCTCTGGACGAGTCGCATTTATCAGGCGATGGTGCTTTTTTTCGGTCTTCTAGCATTAAAGGGCGACTTAGATGTGATTTTTTATCTAGCGCTTGTCATTGTCATTTTGTGTGAAGGAAGGGTTCAATTTGAAAGAAAGCGACAAAAGCCGTTCGTTTAGACGAGTCTTTTATATATATCTCAAACGATACTTACTAAACAAGCATTTCCGCTGTCTGATGTTGAAAGGAAGGATTGATCCGAAGGAGAAGCTTCCTGTTCTTTATATTGCAAATCACAGCTCGTGGTGGGATGGACTGATCATTTTTCTTTTAACTGAAAAAGTTTCTAATCTAGATCATTATATGATGATGGAGGAGAAGCAGTTAAAGCAGTATCAATTTTTCCGTAAGCTTGGTGCGTTTCCAGTTCATAAGGAGGAGCTTAAAAGTGTCAAACAAGCATTGATGACGGCAAAAGACAAAATGGAGACTGGTGCTGCTGTATGGCTTTTTCCACAAGGAAAAATCATGCATCAAGATGCGAGACCGCTTGAGCTGGAAGGCGGGGCTTCTTTTTTAGTGAGACAATTTGATAAGGTCGTGGTAAAGCCTGTGACCTTGCATTATACGTTTAATCAATTTCAAAAACCGACGGTATCAGTCGTGTTCGGAGAAGATGCCGTTTTATCTGGAGAGTCACTTCGGAAAAAGGAAGTGACTCATATGTTGTCAAATTTGCTTGAAACCCAGTTAAATACGCATCAAGCACATGTCATTGCTGATCCAGACTTTTCATCGAACAAAGAATTTGTGCAGATGACGAGAACAAGTCTTTCAACAAGTGATGTGTTTGATTCCTTTAAAAAGTGGGTGAAAACATGGCGATCTTCTTAATCGTGATTTGTGTTTTTCTTCTCTGTCAATTCATCTTTACGATATGGAATGTAAAGCAGTTTCCTACCTTGGAGCCAGTTTCTTCTCCTTCTTCTGATGAGAATATATCATTGTCGATTCTCATCCCAGCAAGAAACGAGGAAAAACGGATTGAAGCCTGTCTTCAATCTATCGTTAATCAGCGTGTTTTGCCGAAGGAGCTCATTGTGCTTGATGATCATTCAACGGATCAGACAAGAGCCATCGCAGAACGTTACGCAAAAACGTATCCATGGATTTATGTGAAATCGGGTAAATCATTACCGCAGGGGTGGCTTGGTAAATCATATGCGTGTTTTCAGTTAGCTGAGGAGGCGTCGTCTAATTGGTTGCTATTTTTAGATGCAGATGTGAGGTTAAAGACGGGAGCAGTTGAGGCAGTATACAAGCAGTTGTGTATTCAAAAAACGGGGATGCTTTCAGGCTTCCCAGAGCAAAAAACAGGCACTTTCCTTGAGCATCTGGTGGTCCCAATGATGATGTTTACGATTGGTTGTCATCTACCGGTTAAGTGGGTAAGCACATCCAACAATCCTCATTTTGCAGCAGCTCATGGCGGTTTTATTGCTATTGAAAAGGACTGTTATCTTGCAGTTGGCGGTCATGAAGCGATTAAAGATTCGCTTGTAGATGATATGGCACTTGCAAGACGCGTGAAGCAAATGGGGTATCCGTTTACGCTTGCCAGTATCCATCCATTTGTTTATATGAGAATGTATGAAAATGGACAGGAAGTATGGGAAGGCTACCGCAAAAACATATTTCCTGGTGTGAATCGGAATATTGCTTTATTAAGTGGTGTCTTTTGCTTATACACCATACTTTATTTGGCTCCAGTCATTTGTCTGCTGATCGCACTTGTCCAAGTGGATTTTACGAACATCTGTTTAGCCATTCTTTGCTACGGACTAGGTGTATCAATAAAAGCTGCGATTGATATAGAGAATGGCAGGACGTCCGCTATGGCTTTTTTATTACCACTTAGCATTCTTACATTGATCGCCATTGGCATTGCCTCTATAAAGATCGGGCTGAAAAAAGAAGGATATGTATGGAAGGGAAGAAGATATGAATGAAAAAAGTCATCATCATTGGTGGAGGTCTAGGCGGATTATCGGCTGCAATTCGCCTGCAGTCAAGTGGGTTTCAAGTCACCATTCTTGAAAAGGAAGCAGCTCTTGGCGGGAAGTTACAGCGCCACAAAGGAGAAGGATACTCTTTTGATTTGGGGCCAAGTACCATCACGATGAAGGCGTATTTTGAAGAGGTATTCACAGCCTGTCATAGACGAATGGAAGATTATGTGACATTTTATCCCATTTACCCGCTTACAAAAAACTTTTTTTCAGATGGTCATACTGTCGAGCTCACGCCGCATATAGAGCAGATGGAAACACAAATTGCCCAATTTAGTCCAGAGGATGCAAAGCAATATCGCGCATTTTTACGTGAATCAAAGAGGCTGTTTCAATTAGCAGAGGATCAGTTTTTAAATCGTTTGTTATTGACATGGAAGGATAAGACGGATATGAAGTTGATGAAAGCATTTCTTGCTGTTAAACCTTTTACATCCGTTCAGCGGCTGCTGCGTCAATATTTTCGTCATCCCCATACACTGGCTATGTTTGGGCGTTATGCAACATATATTGGTTCATCACCATATGAAGCACCAGCGATTTTTAATATGATGGCGTATTTAGAAGGGGAAAAGGGCATTTATGGGGTGAAGGGCGGTACATATCGATTAGTTGAAGCTTTTGAAACATTGGCGAAGGAATTAGGTGTACAGATTCAAGTAAACGAGCAAGTGAAAACAATTCATGTAACAGATCGGCGTATCCAGGGAGTTGAGACGGGTCAAAAAATGTATGAAGCAGATCAAGTCATTGCGGGAGCAGATGCGCTCACCGTCTACCGGCAGCTAATCGCTGAAAAAGATCGTCCGAGTTATCTGAATCAAAAACTGTCGAAAATAGAGCCATCTTTATCTGGCTTTGTCCTCTTACTTGGTGTGCCTAAAGTATATGAACAGCTTTCTCATCATAATGTGTTCTTCCCTGAGAATTATGAGCAGGAATTCAAGGATATCTTCCAGCGAAAGCAATTGCCGAATGATCCGACGCTTTACATTTGCTATTCAGGCCATTCTGAACCGGATTTGAGCGGGGGAACAGATAGAAGTAACTTTTTTGTACTGGCAAATGCGCCTTATGTGACAAAAGAGCAAGATTGGGACATGCTAAAGGAGACATATCGTCAGCATATCAAAACAAAATTAAAGGAAAAAGGTTTTTTTGATATTGAACAGCTTGTAGAGTATGAGGCTGTTCAAACGCCGCTTGACTTGCAACAGAAAACCGGCGCTTATCAAGGAGCCATTTACGGCATGTCCTCAAATTCTTTTAAGCAAGCGTTCTTTCGAATCAATAATAAATCAAAGGATATTGAAGGGCTTTGGTTTGTAGGAGGGACAAGTCATCCGGGAGGCGGGACCCCGATTGTTACAAAATCAGGACAGCTAGTCGCAGAAGCGATTACGAGACAATACGAGTAACGAAGAATGAAAAGGAGAGACAACGAGTGATTGTGGAAAAAAGAAGGTTTCCTTCACCCCATCCGAATATTCACTTATACACAGTGACGTATAAGGCAGATGGACTCCGGATAAAAGGGCTACTCGCAGAACCAACAGAAGATGGCACTTATGATGGCTTTCTCTATTTAAGAGGCGGCATTAAAAATGTCGGGATGGTCAGGCCAGGGAGAATCGTGCAATTTGCAGCGCAAGGCTTTGTTGTGTTTGCTCCTTTTTATCGCGGAAATCAGGGGGGCGAAGGCAACGAAGATTTTGCAGGAGAGGACAGGCAAGATGCTTTTGCTGCATTTCAGCTTTTGAAGCATCATCCTAAGGTGAAAAAAGACCGTATCCATATTTTTGGCTTTTCTCGTGGCGGTATGATGGGGATTTGGACGGCTGTTGAAATGAAGGAGAAGGCCGCATCCTTTGTTTCATGGGGAGGCGTGAGTGATATGAAGCTCACTTATGAAGAACGTGTTGATATGAGAAGAATGATGAAGCGTGTGATTGGCGGTCCGCCACATAAAGTACCAGAGGAATACGAGGTGAGAACCCCCCTGAATGTCGTGGATCAAATCGAAGCACCTGTTTTAATTATTCATGGAGAACAGGATCAAAATGTTTCGATTGAGCATGCGTATTTATTGGAGGAAGCATTACGTAAGCATGGAAAGTCTGTGGAGACATGGTATTTCCACGGATACAATCATTATTTCCCCCCGCAACATAACCGAGAGATTGTCAGACGGCTGTCAACATGGATGCACAGCCGAAAAAGCGGAAATATGGTAAAATAAATGCTAGAAAGAAATATAGAAAGTAGGGGGATTTTCGTTATGGGAATGCCTATTGAATTTAATACAATGATTGTCACAAAAGGAAAAGAGACAAGAATTGAAGAGAATGTGTTTGAGCTCATGAAGGAAGGGTACCGCATTTATCCGTTAAACATTCCGCTTGAGCTGCGGAAAACGAAAGCCGGAGAAAAAACAGGAACAGCACATGTTGAAAAACTAGAACTGACAGATAATGTAACAAAGGTGACTTACCGCCTTATTTCATTACATTCAACGAATTAAAAAAGCTGAGGATTCCCTCAGCTTTCGTCTGTTTATACGAGTGGTCCGCCTTTTGCTTCAATATCACTTGTTGCATGGCTGAATTTTTTGAAGTTCTTTTTAAATTCATTGGCAAGGAAACGTGCTTTTTCTTGATATGCTTCAGGGTCTGCCCATGTTTTGGCTGGTTGAAGTACTTCATCTGGCACGCCAGGAATATGAAGCGGAATGTGCAATCCAAAAATGTCATCAGTGACCATTTCTGCATGGTCAAGATCGCCTTCAATGGCTGCTTGAACCATCGCTCTTGTGTGTGCAAGATTCATTCGTTTGCCCGACCCATAGCCGCCACCAGTCCAACCTGTATTCACAAGGAATACTTTTGCACCATGCTCATCAATTTTTTTGCCGAGCATTTCTGCATATACGTGAGCTGGAAGTGGTAAAAATGGTGAACCGAAGCAAGTTGAGAACGTCGTTTCTGGTGAAGTCACACCACGTTCCGTTCCTGCTAGTTTACTAGTATAACCGCTTAAGAAATGATACATTGCTTGTTCTTTTGTTAACCGGCTGATTGGAGGCAAGACGCCAAATGCATCAGCCGTTAAAAAGACAATAGCGGATGGATGACCTGCGATACTTGGTTTGACGATATTGTCAATCATTTCGATTGGATATGCAGCACGTGTATTTTCAGTAAAGAACGTGTTATCATAATCAGCTTCGCGCGTTTCTTCATCGAGCACAACATTTTCAAGGACTGAACCGAAGCGGATCGCCTTGTGAATTTGTGGTTCTTTTTCTTCACTTAAGTTCACACATTTTGCATAACACCCGCCTTCAATATTAAAGACACCTGTTCCAGACCAGCCATGCTCATCGTCACCGATCAACTTGCGGCTTGCACTTGCGGAAAGGGTGGTTTTCCCAGTACCAGAAAGACCAAAGAATAATGCAACATCACCTTCTTGACCAACGTTTGCTGAGCAGTGCATGGAAAGGATATCTTGTTCAGGAAGCAGATAGTTCATCACAGAGAAAATCGATTTCTTCATTTCACCCGCATATTCAGTTCCACCAATTAGAATCGTCCGTTTTTCAAAAGAGACGATAATAAAGGTTTCAGAGTTTGTTCCATCTGTTTCAGGGTCTGCTTTAAAGTGAGGGGCAGATAAGATGGTAAAAGGCTTTTCATTTGATGATGGGGTAGAACCGTCCGGTCTGATAAAAAGTTGTTTTGCAAATAGGTTATGCCATGCAAATTCGTTTACAACTGTAATCGGCATGCGGTATCGTTTGTCAGCGCCGGCAAACCCTTCAAATACAAATAGTTCATCACGTTCTCTTAAGTATGACACAACCTTTGTGTATAAACGATCAAATGCATCCTTGGAGATAGGCTGGTTCACATGACCCCAATCGATTTTATGCTCAGAGCTTTCTTCTTTTACGATAAATTTATCTTTAGGAGAACGTCCAGTATACGCACCTGTTGTGGCTCGGACAGCTCCTGTTGATGTTAAAACGCCTTCATTGCGTGCCAAAATCTTTTCAACAAGCTTCGGAACAGATAAATTTTGATGCGTATTTTCTAATGAGAGCAATGACTGCAAATCTTCTTTTAAATCCACTGAGTTCATAAAAAAACCCTTCCTTTACCGTTGAATTTGTTTGTTTTGATTAGTATAACACATTGATAATAATAGTCTATACTATTTAAATATTTTTGTGTGTGTTTTTTCATATCTGCCTTGAAAATATGCTTTTTGGTGAAGCTAATAAAGAGGAGAGATAATTCTTTAGAAGCATTGACAGCATAGCAGGGTTAAGATAAGATATTTTATTGAACGGATACTCTTATCCCGAGTTGGTGGAGGGACAGGCCCGATGAAGCCCAGCAACCGGTTTCTTATAACAAAGGCATGAACATGCTGAGAAACCAAGGTGCTAACCTGATGCAAGGTACAAGAACACCTTGAGCGATAAGAGTGAAAGGCATGCAGATATCAGACCCTTTCCTCGCATTGAAGGAAATGGTTTTTTTATTTTTGGGATATCATATGTACAAATTGCCAATAACATCTCTAATATAAACGTTTTTCTATAAGAGGGAACGAGTTCCGTATCATATGAAGGCCCCATCTTGGGAGGATGTGGTCTTGTACAGGAGGAATTGCCATTATGAGTCAAAATCGTCGTTTATTTACTTCAGAATCAGTAACAGAAGGACATCCAGATAAAATCTGTGATCAAATTTCAGACAGCATTTTAGATGAAATTTTAAAGAAAGATCCAAATGCACGTGTTGCTTGTGAAACTTCTGTAACAACCGGTCTCGTATTAGTCAGCGGTGAGATTACAACATCTACCTATGTTGATATTCCAAAGACGGTACGTGACACCATTAAGGAAATTGGCTACACACGTGCGAAATATGGTTTTGATGCGGAAACATGTGCGGTTCTTACATCAATTGATGAACAGTCAGCTGACATTGCACAAGGTGTAGACAAAGCGCTTGAAGCACGTGAAGGAACAATGACTGAAGAAGAAATTGATGCGATCGGTGCAGGTGACCAAGGGCTAATGTTTGGTTTTGCAAACAACGAAACAGAAGAGCTGATGCCGCTACCAATTTCACTAGCCCATAAATTATCTCGCCGCTTAACTGAAGTGCGCAAGGATGGAACGCTTTCGTACCTTCGTCCTGACGGAAAAACACAAGTAACAGTTGAATATGATGAACAAAACAAACCAGCTCGGATTGACACAGTCGTCATCTCTACACAGCATGCACCAGAAGTGACGCTTGAACAAATTCAAAGCGACTTGAAAGAGCATGTCATCCGCCCTGTGGTTCCAAGTGAATTGATGGATGAAAATACGAAATACTTTATTAATCCAACAGGTCGTTTCGTTATCGGCGGACCTCAAGGTGATGCTGGTTTAACTGGACGGAAAATTATCGTGGATACGTATGGCGGTTACGCTCGTCATGGCGGCGGCGCTTTCTCAGGTAAAGATGCAACGAAGGTTGACCGTTCTGCAGCATACGCTGCTCGTTATGTAGCGAAAAACATTGTAGCAGCTGGACTTGCAGAATCTTGTGAAGTGCAGCTTGCCTATGCCATTGGTGTAGCTCAGCCTGTGTCCATTTCTATTGATACGTTCGGAACAGGAAAAGCTTCTGAAGAGAAGTTAATTGAAGTGGTTCGTGCAAACTTTGATCTGCGTCCGGCTGGCATTATCAAAATGCTTGATCTGCGCCGCCCTATTTATAAACAAACGGCTGCATACGGACATTTTGGCCGACACGATTTAGATCTACCATGGGAAAAAACAGATAAGGCCGACACGCTTCGCAAGGAAGCATTAGGACTATAACAACATATTAAACCGCTTATTTTAAGCGGTTTTCCTTTTGGTGAAAAAAATTCAACAAAAAGCTTGAAAATGTGAAACGAAATGAGACAAAAGACTGTCTAATTATAGGTCTA includes the following:
- the crtI gene encoding phytoene desaturase family protein is translated as MKKVIIIGGGLGGLSAAIRLQSSGFQVTILEKEAALGGKLQRHKGEGYSFDLGPSTITMKAYFEEVFTACHRRMEDYVTFYPIYPLTKNFFSDGHTVELTPHIEQMETQIAQFSPEDAKQYRAFLRESKRLFQLAEDQFLNRLLLTWKDKTDMKLMKAFLAVKPFTSVQRLLRQYFRHPHTLAMFGRYATYIGSSPYEAPAIFNMMAYLEGEKGIYGVKGGTYRLVEAFETLAKELGVQIQVNEQVKTIHVTDRRIQGVETGQKMYEADQVIAGADALTVYRQLIAEKDRPSYLNQKLSKIEPSLSGFVLLLGVPKVYEQLSHHNVFFPENYEQEFKDIFQRKQLPNDPTLYICYSGHSEPDLSGGTDRSNFFVLANAPYVTKEQDWDMLKETYRQHIKTKLKEKGFFDIEQLVEYEAVQTPLDLQQKTGAYQGAIYGMSSNSFKQAFFRINNKSKDIEGLWFVGGTSHPGGGTPIVTKSGQLVAEAITRQYE
- the metK gene encoding methionine adenosyltransferase — its product is MSQNRRLFTSESVTEGHPDKICDQISDSILDEILKKDPNARVACETSVTTGLVLVSGEITTSTYVDIPKTVRDTIKEIGYTRAKYGFDAETCAVLTSIDEQSADIAQGVDKALEAREGTMTEEEIDAIGAGDQGLMFGFANNETEELMPLPISLAHKLSRRLTEVRKDGTLSYLRPDGKTQVTVEYDEQNKPARIDTVVISTQHAPEVTLEQIQSDLKEHVIRPVVPSELMDENTKYFINPTGRFVIGGPQGDAGLTGRKIIVDTYGGYARHGGGAFSGKDATKVDRSAAYAARYVAKNIVAAGLAESCEVQLAYAIGVAQPVSISIDTFGTGKASEEKLIEVVRANFDLRPAGIIKMLDLRRPIYKQTAAYGHFGRHDLDLPWEKTDKADTLRKEALGL
- a CDS encoding lysophospholipid acyltransferase family protein: MKESDKSRSFRRVFYIYLKRYLLNKHFRCLMLKGRIDPKEKLPVLYIANHSSWWDGLIIFLLTEKVSNLDHYMMMEEKQLKQYQFFRKLGAFPVHKEELKSVKQALMTAKDKMETGAAVWLFPQGKIMHQDARPLELEGGASFLVRQFDKVVVKPVTLHYTFNQFQKPTVSVVFGEDAVLSGESLRKKEVTHMLSNLLETQLNTHQAHVIADPDFSSNKEFVQMTRTSLSTSDVFDSFKKWVKTWRSS
- a CDS encoding ABC transporter substrate-binding protein; its protein translation is MNRSIKVRLAFIFIVLLFIPFVACQKEQEQTVQVAEVTHSVFYAPLYVALSKEFFQEEQLDVVVKTTWGGDKTMTALLSGGANIALTGSESSIYVESQGSKDSVINFAQLTQTDGTFLVSKEKVTHFSWDMLKGKEFLGQRKGGMPQMVGEYVLKKEGIDTKKDVRMIQNIDFANISGAFSSGTGDFVQLFEPAASLIEKEGKGYITASFGEASGKVPYTTFMAKKSYLEENKETAEAFTRAIYKAQQWVETKSPEEIAKTIQSHFPDTELDILTTAIKRYKQQQSYATNPLLNEKEWNKLQEIMKASGELLQYIPYKQLVDPSIAKKVTDNK
- a CDS encoding glycosyltransferase produces the protein MAIFLIVICVFLLCQFIFTIWNVKQFPTLEPVSSPSSDENISLSILIPARNEEKRIEACLQSIVNQRVLPKELIVLDDHSTDQTRAIAERYAKTYPWIYVKSGKSLPQGWLGKSYACFQLAEEASSNWLLFLDADVRLKTGAVEAVYKQLCIQKTGMLSGFPEQKTGTFLEHLVVPMMMFTIGCHLPVKWVSTSNNPHFAAAHGGFIAIEKDCYLAVGGHEAIKDSLVDDMALARRVKQMGYPFTLASIHPFVYMRMYENGQEVWEGYRKNIFPGVNRNIALLSGVFCLYTILYLAPVICLLIALVQVDFTNICLAILCYGLGVSIKAAIDIENGRTSAMAFLLPLSILTLIAIGIASIKIGLKKEGYVWKGRRYE
- a CDS encoding prolyl oligopeptidase family serine peptidase → MIVEKRRFPSPHPNIHLYTVTYKADGLRIKGLLAEPTEDGTYDGFLYLRGGIKNVGMVRPGRIVQFAAQGFVVFAPFYRGNQGGEGNEDFAGEDRQDAFAAFQLLKHHPKVKKDRIHIFGFSRGGMMGIWTAVEMKEKAASFVSWGGVSDMKLTYEERVDMRRMMKRVIGGPPHKVPEEYEVRTPLNVVDQIEAPVLIIHGEQDQNVSIEHAYLLEEALRKHGKSVETWYFHGYNHYFPPQHNREIVRRLSTWMHSRKSGNMVK
- a CDS encoding DUF2584 domain-containing protein, whose protein sequence is MGMPIEFNTMIVTKGKETRIEENVFELMKEGYRIYPLNIPLELRKTKAGEKTGTAHVEKLELTDNVTKVTYRLISLHSTN
- the pckA gene encoding phosphoenolpyruvate carboxykinase (ATP); the protein is MNSVDLKEDLQSLLSLENTHQNLSVPKLVEKILARNEGVLTSTGAVRATTGAYTGRSPKDKFIVKEESSEHKIDWGHVNQPISKDAFDRLYTKVVSYLRERDELFVFEGFAGADKRYRMPITVVNEFAWHNLFAKQLFIRPDGSTPSSNEKPFTILSAPHFKADPETDGTNSETFIIVSFEKRTILIGGTEYAGEMKKSIFSVMNYLLPEQDILSMHCSANVGQEGDVALFFGLSGTGKTTLSASASRKLIGDDEHGWSGTGVFNIEGGCYAKCVNLSEEKEPQIHKAIRFGSVLENVVLDEETREADYDNTFFTENTRAAYPIEMIDNIVKPSIAGHPSAIVFLTADAFGVLPPISRLTKEQAMYHFLSGYTSKLAGTERGVTSPETTFSTCFGSPFLPLPAHVYAEMLGKKIDEHGAKVFLVNTGWTGGGYGSGKRMNLAHTRAMVQAAIEGDLDHAEMVTDDIFGLHIPLHIPGVPDEVLQPAKTWADPEAYQEKARFLANEFKKNFKKFSHATSDIEAKGGPLV
- a CDS encoding carotenoid biosynthesis protein, which codes for MYRVSWVFVGWYIVGLLLMVFFKVPAWLQFANGIFLVLYACCVMEIGRNIYGRWRIVVKKAAIVGLLTFTVEWVGVKTGFPFGAYDYYPTLGFLVAGVPLTIAFAWVGVFLNSLFLSRQDAKWKRAIETGIWIVLLDLILDPVAAERKFWIWYDGGGFFGIPFENFVSWGMIGASLSFIFPLVSIDRKALLWTSRIYQAMVLFFGLLALKGDLDVIFYLALVIVILCEGRVQFERKRQKPFV